A region of Aquarana catesbeiana isolate 2022-GZ linkage group LG08, ASM4218655v1, whole genome shotgun sequence DNA encodes the following proteins:
- the LOC141105062 gene encoding LOW QUALITY PROTEIN: uncharacterized protein (The sequence of the model RefSeq protein was modified relative to this genomic sequence to represent the inferred CDS: inserted 1 base in 1 codon), with protein sequence MEKNRNMILSITLEILYLLTGEDYVVVKKSGEDQILGAQSRAQITITGPPLSRIPSERSSDKKILELTNKIIDLLTGEVFIRCQDVTVYFSMEEWEYLEGHKDLYKDVMMENQPPLTSPDGSSNGNPPERCHRPLYSWDSPWEDHIYVHHDQGEELNDIKAETEEEEKILVSRDQYSMEKSSHLYSQNFTQEVPSISHQIQNEEQKDIKVEIKEEEEERLVSGDQQSMEEEEMIMESKQEESSLHIDTSGHCVSNNVSSEFKEEEFKEEENPTTQCSPGEDLNTQIFHRPYLPERSMDPSNPEESSDDPHTITAETNLGSHRTDPSTGPSHLEGSSLNHEGSHTGERSLSSTVCGNSSKETIKPPTHQKSNKRKRPFSCPECRKCFSQKGKFLDHQRIHTGERPFPCSECGKCFNQKAHLVNHQRIHTGELPFLCSECGKCFXRPWNLLKHQRIHTGERLFSCSECGRSFIQKGELDKHLRIHTGERPFSCSECGKCFVVKRDLVIHQRIHTGERPFSCSECGKSFIQKGELDKHLRIHTGERPFSCSECGNCFRDRGNLLKHQRIHTGERPFSCSECGKSFIQKGELDTHLRIHTGERPFSCSECGKCFVVKRDLVIHQRIHTGERPFSCSECGKGFIQKVQLVKHQRTHNSESLYSCPECEKSFRREVFLCQHQRAHTVRPFSCSECGKCFVRKEHFCQHQKIHTGERPFSCSECGKCFKDRGSLLRHQKIHTDCPYSCLECGKSFHQTENLLIHQRSHIAVRPHSCSECGKGFIQKRDLVNHQRVHTGERPYSCSECGKSFTQKCTLDRHQKVHID encoded by the exons ATGGAGAAGAACAGAAACATGATATTAAGTATCACCCTGGAGAtcctctacctgctgaccggagag GATTATGTTGTGGTCAAGAAGTCTGGTGAGGACCAAATTTTGGGAGCTCAGAGCAGAGCCCAGATCACCATCACAGGGCCTCCACTTTCCCGTATACCTTCTGAGAGAAGCAGTGATAAAAAGATCCTGGAACTGACCAacaagatcattgatctgctgacaggagag gtttttataaggtgtcaggatgtcactgtctatttctccatggaggagtgggagtatttagaaggacacaaggatctctacaaggatgtcatgatggagaatcagccgcccctcacatctccgg atggatccagtaatgggaacccaccagagagatgtcaccGTCCTTTGTATTCCTGGGATTCCCCATGGGAAGATCATATCTATGTACACCATGATCAG GGGGAAGAACTGAATGACATCAAAGCTGAAACTGAAGAGGAAGAAAAGATACTTGTTAGTAGAGATCAGTATTCTATGGAGAAGAGTAGTCATTTGTATTCCCAAAATTTCACACAGGAAGTTCCCAGCATCTCTCACCAAATTCAG AATGAAGAACaaaaagacatcaaagttgagattaaagaggaagaagaagagaggttggtgagtggagatcagcagtctatggaagaggaggagatgattatggaaagtaaacaggaggaatcttctctacatataGACACAA GTGGACATTGTGTCTCGAATAACGTATCTTCAGAAtttaaagaagaagaatttaaagaagaagaaaatcccACCACACAATGTTCTCCAGGAGAAGACCTCAATACACAAATATTTCATAGACCTTATCTTCCAGAaagatcaatggatccctctaatcctgaggaatcttctgatgatCCACATACTATTACTGCTGAAACAAATCTGGGATCTCACCGTACAGATCCATCAACAGGTCCATCTCATCTTGAGGGATCTTCTTTAAACCATGAAGGATCTCACACAGGAGAACGTTCCTTGTCATCTACAGTGTGTGGGAATTCTTCCAAAGAAACCataaagcctcctacacaccagAAATCTAACAAGCGTAAACGTCCTTTCTCATGTccagagtgcaggaaatgtttcagTCAAAAAGGAAAATTTCTTgatcaccagagaattcacacaggtgaacgtcctttcccatgttcagagtgcgggaaatgtttcaatcAGAAAGCACACCTAGTtaatcaccagagaattcacacaggcgagcTTCCGTtcttatgttcagagtgcggtaaATGTT AGAGACCATGGAaccttcttaaacaccagagaattcacacgggcgagcgtctcttttcatgttcagagtgcgggagatCATTCATTCAGAAGGGAGAGCTTGATAAACAcctgagaattcacacgggtgagcgtcccttttcatgttcagagtgcgggaaatgttttgttgtGAAAAGAGACCTTGTTattcaccagagaattcacacaggcgagcgtcccttttcatgttcagagtgcgggaaatcattCATTCAGAAGGGGGAGCTTGATAAACACCTTAGAATTCACACGGGAgagcgtcccttttcatgttcagagtgcgggaattGTTTTAGAGACCGAGGGAaccttcttaaacaccagagaattcacacaggggagcgtcccttttcatgttcagagtgcgggaaatcattCATTCAGAAGGGAGAGCTTGATACACActtgagaattcacacgggtgagcgtcccttttcatgttcagagtgcgggaaatgttttgttgtGAAAAGAGACCTTGTTattcaccagagaattcacacgggtgagcgtcctttttcatgttcggagtgcgggaaaggttttatTCAGAAAGTACAACTTGTTAAGCATCAGAGAACTCACAACAGTGAGAGCCTTTACTCATGTCCAGAGTGTGAGAAATCTTTCCGTCGTGAAGTATTCCTTTGTCAACACCAGAGGGCTCACACAgtgcgtcctttttcatgttcagagtgcgggaaatgtttcgttCGGAAAGAACACTTTTGTCAACACCaaaaaattcacacgggtgagcgtcctttctcatgttcagagtgcgggaaatgtttcaaggACAGAGGAAGCCTCCTtcgacaccagaaaattcacacagatTGTCCTTATTCATGTTTAGAATGTGGGAAATCGTTCCATCAGACAGAAAATCTTCttatacaccagagaagtcacataGCCGTGCGTcctcattcatgttcagagtgcgggaaaggtttcattcaGAAAAGAGATCTTGTTaatcaccagagagttcacacaggtgagcggccttattcatgttcagagtgcgggaaatctttcactcaaaaATGTACACTTGATCGACACCAGAAAGTTCACATAGACTAA